The following proteins are co-located in the Candidatus Angelobacter sp. genome:
- a CDS encoding gfo/Idh/MocA family oxidoreductase: MDLKIHSRLPHRKDFRIGILGAGFIVNDCHLVAYRKAGFNPV, from the coding sequence GTGGACCTGAAGATTCATTCCCGCTTGCCTCACCGAAAAGACTTTCGTATCGGCATACTTGGCGCCGGATTCATCGTCAATGACTGCCATCTTGTCGCCTATCGCAAAGCGGGGTTCAATCCCGTG
- a CDS encoding TIGR03118 family protein, whose protein sequence is MKTLFRCTSDFWKLVLTAILPMGLLAMGAAALADHGEDEGGDDGGRRSPFPLTGLAHGYIQINLVADISGPALNTDTNLLNPWGLGIGPRGSLIVAENHAGQAAFYGPGGQPGRMSIQVDDDPTGLVINHFADDFLIGDGTNSRPASLLFATESGKILGWNANVDPASAAVVADNSASNAVYKGIALARTRAGAMLYATDFHNGKVDMFDSSFHWVGSFTDSTVDAGFAPFNVQNIAGWLFVTFAKQLGPDNEDDEAGPGNGFVDIFRPDGRLVRRFASHGRLDSPWGLAVAPRSFGRFRDTLLVGNFGDGRINAYSLRNGAFLGQLADVHGTPIQIEGLWALRFGHDANSVRDDEDDDDRGGNALYFTAGPGGEEHGLLGLIVPAQRFRHGD, encoded by the coding sequence ATGAAAACGTTGTTTCGATGCACGTCGGATTTTTGGAAATTGGTGCTCACCGCGATATTGCCCATGGGATTATTGGCAATGGGCGCCGCGGCTCTCGCCGATCACGGCGAGGATGAAGGCGGCGATGATGGTGGCCGGAGGTCACCGTTTCCACTGACCGGATTGGCGCACGGCTACATACAGATCAATCTGGTCGCCGACATTTCCGGACCGGCCCTGAACACGGATACGAATCTGTTGAATCCATGGGGTCTCGGGATCGGTCCAAGAGGGAGTCTCATTGTGGCGGAAAATCACGCGGGCCAGGCGGCATTTTATGGCCCGGGTGGGCAACCCGGCCGAATGTCGATCCAGGTGGATGATGATCCCACTGGTCTTGTCATCAATCATTTCGCGGACGATTTCCTGATCGGCGACGGGACAAACTCGCGTCCGGCCTCGTTGCTGTTCGCCACTGAATCAGGAAAGATTCTTGGTTGGAATGCCAACGTGGACCCGGCCAGCGCGGCCGTCGTCGCGGACAACTCCGCTTCCAACGCCGTTTACAAGGGCATCGCCCTGGCGCGGACACGCGCGGGCGCGATGCTTTATGCGACGGACTTTCACAACGGTAAAGTGGACATGTTTGACAGTTCCTTTCACTGGGTCGGTTCCTTCACGGATTCGACCGTGGACGCCGGCTTCGCTCCGTTCAACGTTCAAAACATCGCCGGCTGGCTGTTTGTCACGTTCGCCAAGCAACTCGGTCCCGACAATGAAGACGACGAGGCGGGGCCGGGCAATGGTTTCGTGGACATTTTCCGGCCGGACGGTCGCCTCGTTCGGCGCTTCGCTTCGCACGGCAGGCTTGACTCACCGTGGGGACTCGCTGTCGCACCGCGGAGTTTTGGCAGGTTTCGCGATACGCTACTGGTCGGCAATTTCGGCGACGGGCGTATCAATGCCTACAGTCTCCGCAACGGAGCGTTCCTCGGTCAGCTTGCGGACGTTCATGGTACGCCGATCCAGATCGAAGGATTGTGGGCATTGCGCTTCGGCCACGACGCCAATTCCGTCCGTGACGATGAAGATGATGACGATCGGGGTGGCAACGCTCTTTATTTTACCGCCGGGCCGGGTGGCGAGGAGCACGGATTGCTCGGCTTGATCGTGCCCGCGCAACGGTTTCGCCACGGAGATTAG
- a CDS encoding iron ABC transporter permease, which yields MTKQAPSFFTGLLLAFLLMFFAAFLFYPVSFMLKGAFVSGGRFSLEYFALVLKSPLERESIFNSFVIAFLTTVTTTLVALPLAHWMTRLTFRGKALLSGLLLIPMIMPPFVGAIGLSQLLARFGSLNLFLMKLGLLAPDKPIDWLGQGGFWGIVILQVMNLYPIMFLNVSAAMANVDPSLRESAQNLGARGWRLFRTVTLPLILPGYFAGAVIVFIWAFTDLGTPLIFGFSRVVPVQIFDAVNDLNTNPMGYALVVFVLALTLALFFVSKRSLSGRHYEMMARGHTAGAEARATPRQTVVVWSVMLGVIGIALLPHLTVIVQSFSENWFLSILPAKWTSANYSEVFGHGLTASSIRNSLLYSSFSALLDLALGVVIAWLLTRKRIPFAGLLDALAMLPLALPGLVLAFGYVAGFDFRISWLNPRNNPSLLLVVSYSVRRLPYIVRSAYAGFQQTSITLEEASANLGASPLRTLCKITLPLVMANLVAGTILTFSFAMLEVSDGLILAMREKFFPITKMIWQVMGRVDPNAPSVACALGVVGMVILSASLLVAARILGRKMGQLFRA from the coding sequence ATGACGAAACAGGCACCGAGTTTTTTCACGGGGCTCCTTCTCGCATTTCTGTTGATGTTCTTCGCGGCGTTCCTGTTCTATCCCGTCAGCTTCATGTTAAAGGGGGCGTTCGTCAGCGGCGGCAGATTCAGTCTCGAATACTTCGCGCTTGTGTTGAAAAGCCCGCTGGAGCGTGAATCGATCTTTAACAGTTTTGTCATTGCGTTCCTGACGACAGTGACGACGACACTCGTGGCGCTTCCCTTGGCGCATTGGATGACGCGGCTGACCTTTCGGGGAAAAGCGCTCCTCAGCGGGCTGCTGTTGATCCCCATGATTATGCCGCCATTTGTGGGTGCGATTGGACTGTCGCAACTGCTGGCCCGGTTCGGCTCGCTCAACCTGTTCCTGATGAAGCTCGGCCTGTTGGCGCCCGACAAGCCGATTGACTGGCTGGGGCAGGGTGGCTTTTGGGGGATCGTCATCCTCCAGGTGATGAATCTCTACCCCATCATGTTTCTCAATGTCTCGGCCGCGATGGCGAACGTGGATCCCTCGCTGCGCGAGTCGGCGCAAAATCTCGGCGCGCGCGGCTGGCGATTGTTCAGGACGGTCACGCTGCCGTTGATCCTGCCGGGTTATTTCGCCGGCGCGGTCATCGTGTTCATCTGGGCGTTCACCGATCTGGGGACACCGTTGATCTTCGGCTTTTCCCGTGTGGTGCCGGTGCAGATTTTTGACGCGGTCAACGACCTCAACACAAACCCCATGGGCTACGCACTCGTGGTCTTCGTGCTCGCGCTGACCCTGGCGCTCTTTTTCGTCAGCAAACGGTCCCTTTCCGGGCGGCATTACGAGATGATGGCCCGAGGGCACACGGCGGGAGCCGAAGCGCGGGCGACTCCTCGGCAGACGGTTGTCGTTTGGTCTGTGATGCTGGGGGTTATCGGTATCGCACTGTTGCCCCACTTGACGGTCATCGTTCAGTCGTTCTCAGAAAACTGGTTTCTATCCATCTTGCCGGCAAAGTGGACCTCCGCGAACTATTCCGAGGTCTTTGGCCACGGACTGACAGCATCGAGCATCAGGAACAGCCTGCTTTATTCGAGCTTCAGCGCCCTGCTCGATCTGGCGCTCGGTGTGGTGATCGCCTGGCTGCTGACTCGCAAACGGATTCCGTTTGCCGGATTGCTGGACGCACTGGCGATGCTTCCGTTGGCTCTGCCCGGACTCGTGCTGGCGTTTGGCTATGTGGCCGGATTTGACTTCAGGATTTCCTGGCTCAATCCGCGCAACAATCCGTCTTTGCTCCTCGTCGTCAGTTACAGTGTGCGACGGCTGCCCTACATCGTCCGCTCCGCGTACGCCGGCTTCCAGCAAACCAGCATCACCCTCGAAGAAGCGTCGGCAAACCTTGGCGCGTCGCCGTTACGGACCCTGTGCAAGATCACCCTGCCGCTGGTGATGGCAAATCTTGTGGCCGGGACGATCCTCACGTTTTCCTTCGCCATGCTGGAGGTGAGCGACGGACTCATTCTGGCGATGCGTGAAAAATTCTTTCCGATCACGAAAATGATCTGGCAGGTGATGGGGCGGGTTGATCCCAACGCTCCCAGCGTCGCGTGCGCGCTTGGTGTCGTCGGCATGGTCATCCTGAGCGCCAGTTTGCTTGTGGCTGCGAGGATTCTCGGCCGGAAAATGGGCCAACTGTTCCGCGCATGA
- a CDS encoding phospholipase D-like domain-containing protein yields MSSSEAIGFRWLRTGDDAFAAMLAAISAARSFLKLEMYIFSSGRLGQSFRDELVRAARRGVRVQALVDAFGSITLTDSFWEPLRKAGGDMRWFNPIALKRFNIRNHRKLLVCDEESAIIGGFNIAPEWQGDGITRGWRDLGLQVTGPLAQELSASFDDMFARADFKHKRFIRLRRRPVRQNTSEPAGQLLLSGPGRGRSPIKLALRRDLVHARTVQIVAAYFLPPLRLRRALMHVARRGGRVQLILPGKSDVPLMQLAARSLFQRLLRAGVEIYEYEPQILHTKLVVVDGVAYAGSSNLDTRSLNINYELLVRLTAEQTVTEARDIFADHLSRSRQVHRMLWRKSRTLWNKFKERWAYFFFARLDPYVARWQLKAMR; encoded by the coding sequence ATGTCATCGTCCGAAGCCATCGGGTTTCGCTGGTTGCGCACCGGTGACGATGCCTTCGCCGCAATGTTGGCGGCCATTTCCGCCGCCCGCAGTTTCCTTAAACTGGAGATGTACATTTTCAGTTCCGGGCGATTAGGCCAGAGTTTTCGAGACGAACTGGTGCGCGCCGCCCGACGTGGCGTCCGGGTGCAGGCCCTCGTTGACGCGTTCGGGTCGATCACACTGACGGACAGTTTCTGGGAGCCACTGCGAAAGGCCGGCGGCGACATGCGCTGGTTCAATCCGATCGCGCTCAAGCGCTTCAACATCCGCAACCATCGCAAGCTGCTGGTGTGCGACGAAGAGTCGGCCATCATCGGCGGCTTCAACATCGCGCCCGAGTGGCAGGGCGACGGGATCACGCGCGGCTGGCGCGATCTCGGCCTGCAAGTCACCGGCCCGCTCGCGCAGGAACTGTCCGCCTCCTTCGATGACATGTTCGCCCGCGCCGATTTCAAACACAAACGCTTCATCCGTCTGCGCAGGAGGCCCGTTCGACAAAATACGTCGGAGCCCGCGGGGCAATTGTTGTTGAGCGGGCCGGGCCGCGGCCGGAGCCCGATCAAGCTGGCATTGCGAAGAGACCTGGTTCACGCGCGGACCGTACAAATCGTCGCGGCCTATTTTCTGCCACCCTTGCGGTTGCGCCGCGCGCTCATGCATGTGGCGCGGCGCGGCGGCCGCGTGCAGTTGATCCTGCCCGGCAAATCCGACGTGCCGCTGATGCAACTGGCCGCACGCAGCCTCTTTCAGCGACTGCTCCGCGCGGGCGTGGAAATTTATGAATACGAACCGCAAATTCTCCACACGAAGCTGGTCGTCGTGGACGGTGTCGCCTACGCAGGCTCGTCGAACCTCGACACGCGCAGCCTGAACATAAATTATGAACTGCTCGTGCGCCTGACCGCCGAACAAACCGTGACCGAAGCGCGGGACATTTTCGCGGACCATCTCTCGCGCTCACGGCAGGTGCACCGAATGCTGTGGCGAAAGTCGCGCACGCTCTGGAACAAATTCAAGGAACGCTGGGCCTACTTTTTTTTCGCTCGACTCGATCCTTACGTGGCGCGCTGGCAGCTTAAGGCGATGCGATGA
- a CDS encoding DUF488 family protein produces the protein MPAPKSILKVRTKSVHSPIEPQTDGLRILASRLRGRGLPPNRYDVWMANLGPSERLLRQFQSGAVTWAEFSRRYRAELFEGGGVDLRNKTIRNHGQKFTLRLLQELARRQPMTLLCHCPEDEPHCHRHVLRLLLEGKI, from the coding sequence ATGCCCGCCCCGAAATCAATCCTGAAGGTCCGCACCAAATCGGTGCACTCGCCGATTGAGCCGCAAACAGACGGCCTGCGCATCCTGGCCAGCCGACTTCGCGGTCGGGGGCTGCCTCCGAATCGTTACGATGTGTGGATGGCCAATCTCGGCCCGAGCGAACGGCTGCTTCGCCAGTTCCAGTCCGGCGCCGTCACATGGGCCGAGTTCAGCCGTCGTTATCGCGCGGAACTGTTTGAAGGCGGTGGAGTTGACCTGCGAAACAAGACAATCAGGAATCACGGCCAGAAGTTTACTCTCCGTCTGCTCCAGGAATTGGCCCGACGCCAGCCGATGACATTGCTTTGTCACTGCCCCGAGGACGAGCCTCATTGCCACCGGCACGTCCTCAGACTGCTTTTGGAGGGGAAAATCTGA
- a CDS encoding DUF1501 domain-containing protein: MLTFFHGGPEQFCDGLSRRSFLKAGSLALGGLALPDLLRLQAQGAVTPGGRGKSVIMICLGGGPSHVDTYDLKPDAPSEIRGEFRPIKTNVPGMEISELLPRQARIADKFAVVRSATWQEPDHQRIEIFTGFPKRDRRPSFGSYVSRLAPRPNLELPKFVSLKGDDQEIAEAEQPLWVGAQHRAFVPDNRGLRTLELNRQVDLSRLKSRKELLTQLDTLRRDVDASGEMKAFDAFTGQALDMLTSGRTRRAFDLSDEKAETLDRYRSGGNKFMYSHSPSPVAWDWEAFVRARRLVEAGVPFVSMQVGLWDHHCADGLPTIFESYRSLLPLYDNCLSALITDLHERGLHEDVCVVVWGEFGRTPRLNKFGGRDHWPAAGCVLFAGGGLKMGQFVGATNSGGEYPVTRPYTPQNILATLYHVLGIDPSATLPDHNGRPQYLLDDRDPVKELI; encoded by the coding sequence ATGCTGACCTTTTTCCACGGTGGTCCTGAGCAGTTCTGCGACGGTCTCTCGCGCCGCAGTTTTCTAAAAGCCGGGAGTCTGGCGTTGGGTGGGCTGGCGCTGCCGGACTTACTGCGTCTCCAGGCACAAGGCGCCGTGACTCCCGGGGGCCGCGGAAAATCGGTCATTATGATTTGCCTCGGCGGCGGACCCAGCCATGTGGACACTTACGACCTGAAGCCGGACGCGCCATCGGAGATCCGGGGAGAGTTCCGGCCGATCAAGACCAACGTGCCGGGCATGGAAATCAGCGAATTGCTGCCGCGACAGGCGAGGATCGCGGACAAGTTCGCAGTGGTGCGGAGCGCGACGTGGCAGGAACCGGACCACCAACGGATCGAAATATTCACCGGCTTTCCCAAACGGGACCGCCGACCCTCGTTCGGATCGTATGTCAGCCGTCTGGCTCCGCGGCCCAACCTCGAGCTGCCAAAATTTGTAAGCCTTAAGGGGGATGACCAGGAGATCGCAGAAGCGGAGCAACCGCTCTGGGTCGGCGCGCAGCACCGCGCCTTCGTGCCCGACAACCGCGGATTGCGGACCCTGGAGTTGAACCGGCAGGTGGACTTGTCGCGGTTGAAGAGCCGAAAAGAACTGCTTACCCAGTTGGACACGCTGCGGCGAGACGTGGATGCCAGCGGCGAAATGAAGGCATTCGACGCTTTCACGGGACAGGCTTTGGACATGTTGACGAGTGGCCGGACACGCCGGGCGTTCGACCTGAGCGACGAGAAGGCCGAGACGTTGGATCGTTACCGGTCCGGCGGCAATAAATTCATGTATTCCCATTCACCAAGCCCGGTGGCCTGGGACTGGGAAGCGTTCGTGCGGGCGCGCCGTCTCGTAGAGGCCGGGGTGCCGTTTGTCTCAATGCAGGTGGGCCTGTGGGATCACCATTGCGCGGATGGCCTGCCCACGATCTTCGAATCATACCGCTCGCTTCTGCCACTTTATGACAACTGCCTGTCCGCGCTGATCACCGACCTGCACGAGCGCGGTCTGCACGAGGACGTGTGCGTGGTCGTGTGGGGCGAGTTCGGGCGCACGCCCCGGCTCAATAAATTCGGCGGACGCGATCACTGGCCGGCTGCCGGCTGCGTGCTGTTCGCAGGCGGCGGGCTGAAGATGGGACAATTCGTCGGTGCCACCAATTCTGGCGGCGAGTATCCTGTCACCCGTCCTTACACTCCCCAGAACATTCTGGCCACGCTCTACCATGTGCTGGGCATCGATCCCTCGGCGACACTTCCCGACCACAATGGCCGTCCGCAGTACCTGCTGGACGACCGTGACCCGGTGAAGGAACTGATTTGA
- a CDS encoding sugar phosphate isomerase/epimerase → MSHHEKQSSDLTPSVRNKRPSTVSLACTRREFAKLSLATLTGAAWESVMGRLYAAQSTAIGAAKPDSKVAGVQLGLNVPYSFAEPLMSGDDILKNCLRLGLSAVELRTQPVEAYLGVPMDLIRPKKTQDSGSAAANAEQLAQWRKTAPMSRVAEFRKKYEAAGVRIEIVKVDGIFKMTDDELDYVFALARALGGRAISTEISTLDEELQRLGRFADAHQLMVGYHGHATTKPEHWERAFSFAKHNGANVDLGHFVAGNNISPVPFITKNHDRITHVHLKDRKMHDGPNTPFGEGDTPVVEVLRLIRDNHWNIQGTIEFEYKIPPGSDRMTEIARAIKFCREALA, encoded by the coding sequence ATGAGCCATCACGAAAAGCAATCATCGGACCTGACCCCGAGCGTCCGGAACAAACGACCGTCCACGGTCTCGCTGGCCTGTACCCGGCGCGAGTTCGCCAAACTGTCTTTGGCGACTCTGACCGGTGCGGCCTGGGAATCCGTCATGGGCCGGCTCTACGCCGCTCAATCGACGGCAATCGGCGCGGCGAAACCGGACTCGAAGGTGGCCGGCGTCCAACTCGGCTTGAACGTACCCTACAGCTTCGCCGAGCCGCTTATGAGCGGGGATGACATCCTCAAAAACTGCCTTCGGCTCGGCCTCAGCGCCGTCGAATTGCGAACCCAGCCCGTGGAAGCGTATCTGGGTGTGCCAATGGACCTCATCCGTCCGAAAAAGACCCAGGACTCTGGCAGCGCGGCAGCAAACGCCGAACAACTGGCGCAATGGCGCAAGACCGCGCCGATGAGTCGCGTCGCGGAGTTCCGGAAAAAGTATGAAGCCGCGGGCGTGCGCATCGAGATCGTCAAGGTGGACGGGATATTCAAGATGACCGACGACGAACTCGATTACGTCTTCGCGCTGGCCAGGGCGCTGGGCGGACGGGCCATTTCGACCGAGATCTCAACCCTGGACGAAGAACTTCAACGCCTCGGGCGGTTTGCTGACGCGCATCAGTTGATGGTCGGTTATCACGGCCACGCCACCACGAAACCCGAGCACTGGGAGCGGGCGTTTTCCTTCGCGAAACATAACGGCGCGAACGTGGACCTTGGACACTTCGTCGCCGGCAACAATATCTCTCCGGTCCCGTTCATCACCAAAAATCACGACCGCATTACCCACGTGCATCTCAAAGACCGGAAAATGCACGACGGTCCCAACACACCATTTGGTGAAGGGGACACTCCGGTTGTGGAAGTGCTTCGCTTGATCCGGGACAACCATTGGAACATCCAGGGCACGATCGAGTTTGAATACAAGATTCCACCGGGTTCGGATCGCATGACCGAAATTGCGCGCGCCATCAAATTTTGTCGGGAAGCGCTGGCCTGA